A segment of the Flavobacterium azooxidireducens genome:
AACAGAATTAAAAGTGTTCCGTTAATGATAAAATAATTTTTAAAAAAATGTTTTCCGGTTACTTTAAAAAAGGTAAACGTGTCGCTGATGTAATCGCTAAAATTTCGTTTTTTGAAAAGTTGAAACATAGTTTTAAGGTTTTAATTGAAAAGTTTTCATTTTTCGATGAACGATGAACGGGAAAATTAAAAAATAAAAGGAAATGATACTTAATGTGCTTAAGATGATTACCACATTAAGCCAATTGGGCATTTCGAGTGAATAACGAGTTACAAAACCTTCTAAAAACCCAGCGGCAATAGTAAACGGTATAGTGCTTAAAAATATTTTTAATCCGTTTTTGAAACCAATCTTGAATGAATTTATTCGGGAATATGTTTTTGGGAATAGGATTGAAGCTCCTAAAATAAATCCTGCAGCTGTTTCGATTACAATGGCAAAAATTTCCATAGAACCATGTATCCAGATTCCTCGAACACTTTCCCAAAAAACGCCTTCTTGATAAAAAAAATATTGAAACGAACCAAGCATAATGCAATTTTGAAGCATAATAAAAAAAGTGCCCACGCCAAAAAATATGCCCCATATGAAACATTGTGCACCTACATAAAGGTTATTCATCGTAATGGCGATAAATCCTCCCCAGTTACTTCCGCTTTTGTAAACGGCTACCGGATTTCCATTTTTAATATTTTCCAAGGTCATATTAACATAATTATCACCAAGAATGAGTCGAACAAAATCAACATCATATTTAGCGGAAATTACGCCAATTCCAGTACATAAAAAGAATAAAACAAACGCATAAACCAAGTACCTTCGGTATTCATAAACAATCAACGGTACTTCGGTAGAGAAAAAATAAACAATTCTATTTTGCTCTGTTCGCTTGGTTTTATAAATCTTTTGATAAATTTGCGAAGCAAGGTGATTGAGATAGACAACCGTCTTACTTTTAGGGTAATAGGTTTGAGCATACGACAAATCATTGACCAAATGGATATATAAACTAGCCATTTCATCGGGATTTTTCTTAGCTTTACCAAAAATAGCTTGTTCAAATTCAAGCCATTTTGCTTTATTTTGCTTTATGAATGCAACTTCTCTCATGGTTTGCTAAAATATAAAATATGTCAGAATTATCTATTACGACTACACAAAATGTTACTATAAATTTTACAGCAGCCTCTGTTGGTCACAGAATGTTGGGCTATTTGCTTGATTTACTGGTTAAAGTAGCTTATTCAGTTGTGATATGGAGTATCTTTTTTTATTATCTCGGATTAAATCAACGGATGCTTGGTTTAGATAATTGGTCTTATTATGCCATAATTATTGTGGTATATTCGCCGGTTATATTTTATTCATTGATTTTTGAAAGTATTTTGGAAGGTCAGACCATTGGAAAACGATTGTTGCAAATGAAAGTCGTTAAAATTGATGGTTATCAAGCTTCATTTGGCGATTATTTAATGCGATGGTTGTTTAGAATTATTGATGTGAATTTGAGTTGGGGAGTTGTAGGTTTAATTGCTATGATTACCAGTTCAAAAACGCAACGATTGGGCGATATGACTGCGGGAACTGCTGTGATTAGTTTGAAAAACGACATCAGTATAAATCACACTATTTTAGAAGAAATTGATACTGCTTATGTACCAACTTATCCGTTGGTTATTAAGTTAAGCGACAACGATGCCCGCATTATCAAAGAAACATTCAACGTAGCCATTGTGAAAAGAGATTTTGCAACGTTAATTAAACTTCGCAAAAAAATTGAAGAAGTAACCGGAGTTAAAAATATTTCCGGAAACGACACCGATTTTATTAAAACTGTTTTGAAAGATTATAGTTTTTACACGCAGAATATGTGATAGCCAACGAAACATACATTTATATAAGCCAAAACACGCAAGAAAAGAAAGTGAAATGAGTAAAAAGAAAGATAGTAAAGAAAAAAAATCAATTGTTCGTTCTTCTTCAGCTGAATATTTAACATTTATTGCAGCAACAGGAGAAGGAGGTGTTGATGCAATATATGTTGATGAAAACGTTTGGCTATCACAAAAAATGATGGCTACACTTTATAATGTAGAAACGCATACCATCAATTATCATCTTAAAAAAATATTTTCAGATAATGAATTAGACGAAAACTCAGTTATTCGAAATTTTCGAATAACTGCCAAAGATGGTAAAAACTATACTACGCAACACTATAATCTTTCAGCAATAATAGCTGTAGGTTACAAAGTAAATTCTGAGCGAGCCGTACTATTTCGTAAATGGGCAACACAAATAGTACAAGAGTTTACCATTAAGGGTTTTGCTATGGATGATGAACGTCTCAAAAATGACGGTACTATTCTTGGAAAAAAATACTTTGAAGAACAACTACAACGAATAAGGGAAATTCGCATTAGCGAACGTAAATTCTATCAAAAAATAACTGATATTTATGTAACTGCTATTGATTATGATGTTAATGCAACAAGTACCAAACGATTTTTTGCCGTAGTACAAAATAAATTACATTGGGCAATTCACGGACAAACTGCATCTGAAGTAATTGTGGAGAGAGCAAATCATAACAAAGAAAATATGGGTCTAACCACTTGGAAAGATGCACCAAATGGTAAAATTCAAAAATTTGATGTAGTAGTAGCAAAAAACTATTTAACCGAAAACGAAATACAACAATTACAACGTTTGGTTTCGGCTTATTTAGATATTGCAGAAGATATGGCACTAAGACAAATTCCTATGACAATGGAAGATTGGGAAAGTCGTTTAAATAAATTTATAGAAGCTACCGATAGAGAAATATTGCAAAATGCTGGAAAAGTGACAGCAGAAATAGCCAAAGCACATGCAGAAAGCGAATTTGAAAAATATAGAATTATTCAAGATCGATTATTTGAGAGTGATTTTGATAGAATTGTTAAAAATGAGCTTCCTTATAAAAAAGATTAAAACACCTATTTCAACAAACATATAAAAATAAAAAGAACTTCTACCTTTGCAGCCAATCTAATGAATTATTAAAATGTTTCATCTCCTCGACGTTATCGGAACTATGGCTTTTGCAATTTCCGGTGTTTTAACAGCTTTGAATAAAAAACTCGATCCGTTTGGGGTTTTTATTATTGCTTTTGTAACAGCCGTTGGTGGCGGAACCTTGCGTGATGTACTCATTGGACGAACACCAGTGGGCTGGATGCAAGATTTGACCTATGTGTATATGATTTCACTCGGTTTTTTCCTAGCACTTATTTTCAGAAAAAAATTAGATCGCTTGCGAAAATCACTTTTTCTGTTTGATACGATTGGTTTAGGTGTTTTTACATTAATTGGTTTAGAAAAAGGAATTGAAATCGGCTTGCATCCCATTATTTGTATCGCTTTGGGAACGATGACTGCTTGCTTTGGTGGAGTAATTCGTGATATTTTGTGTAATGAAATCCCAATTATTTTTAGAAGAGAAATTTATGCCACTATCTGTATTATTGGTGGAATGGTGTTTTTTGCATTAAAGTATTTCAATTTGAATAACGATATTTTGTATTTAGTCACTTCGTTAGTCATTATCACCATTCGTTTAATGGCTGTGAAATTCAAATGGTATTTACCAACTGTTGGTAAGGCCTAACGTGTAATATAGAGAAATCCTTGTAACGGTTTTGGATAATCAGGATCGTTCAAAAACAAA
Coding sequences within it:
- a CDS encoding virulence RhuM family protein, whose product is MSKKKDSKEKKSIVRSSSAEYLTFIAATGEGGVDAIYVDENVWLSQKMMATLYNVETHTINYHLKKIFSDNELDENSVIRNFRITAKDGKNYTTQHYNLSAIIAVGYKVNSERAVLFRKWATQIVQEFTIKGFAMDDERLKNDGTILGKKYFEEQLQRIREIRISERKFYQKITDIYVTAIDYDVNATSTKRFFAVVQNKLHWAIHGQTASEVIVERANHNKENMGLTTWKDAPNGKIQKFDVVVAKNYLTENEIQQLQRLVSAYLDIAEDMALRQIPMTMEDWESRLNKFIEATDREILQNAGKVTAEIAKAHAESEFEKYRIIQDRLFESDFDRIVKNELPYKKD
- a CDS encoding RDD family protein, which gives rise to MSELSITTTQNVTINFTAASVGHRMLGYLLDLLVKVAYSVVIWSIFFYYLGLNQRMLGLDNWSYYAIIIVVYSPVIFYSLIFESILEGQTIGKRLLQMKVVKIDGYQASFGDYLMRWLFRIIDVNLSWGVVGLIAMITSSKTQRLGDMTAGTAVISLKNDISINHTILEEIDTAYVPTYPLVIKLSDNDARIIKETFNVAIVKRDFATLIKLRKKIEEVTGVKNISGNDTDFIKTVLKDYSFYTQNM
- a CDS encoding trimeric intracellular cation channel family protein is translated as MFHLLDVIGTMAFAISGVLTALNKKLDPFGVFIIAFVTAVGGGTLRDVLIGRTPVGWMQDLTYVYMISLGFFLALIFRKKLDRLRKSLFLFDTIGLGVFTLIGLEKGIEIGLHPIICIALGTMTACFGGVIRDILCNEIPIIFRREIYATICIIGGMVFFALKYFNLNNDILYLVTSLVIITIRLMAVKFKWYLPTVGKA
- a CDS encoding stage II sporulation protein M, producing the protein MREVAFIKQNKAKWLEFEQAIFGKAKKNPDEMASLYIHLVNDLSYAQTYYPKSKTVVYLNHLASQIYQKIYKTKRTEQNRIVYFFSTEVPLIVYEYRRYLVYAFVLFFLCTGIGVISAKYDVDFVRLILGDNYVNMTLENIKNGNPVAVYKSGSNWGGFIAITMNNLYVGAQCFIWGIFFGVGTFFIMLQNCIMLGSFQYFFYQEGVFWESVRGIWIHGSMEIFAIVIETAAGFILGASILFPKTYSRINSFKIGFKNGLKIFLSTIPFTIAAGFLEGFVTRYSLEMPNWLNVVIILSTLSIISFYFLIFPFIVHRKMKTFQLKP